The proteins below are encoded in one region of Effusibacillus dendaii:
- a CDS encoding MFS transporter has protein sequence MDTLSIATSGYRRLLFVAGIGWLFDAMDVGMASFVIAALTAEWHLTATQSGWLGSINSIGMAIGAFLAGISADRIGRKSVLIFTLLLFSIASGLSALANTFAVLAVLRFLIGVGLGGELPVASTLVSESVPAKERGRIVVLLESFWAVGWLLSAVIAYYMIPSIGWQAAMLFGAIPALYAVYLRWSLPESPRLEPVEKRTSVWRNMTSVWSRPYLRSTATLWITWFCVVFSYYGIFLWLPTVMFLKGYPIVKSFEYVLIITLAQLPGYFSAAWLIEKIGRKFVLVTYLIMTAASSLMFGFATSTGMLLASGILLSFFNLGAWGAMYAYTPEQYPNAFRSTGAGMAASVGRIGGIFGPLMVGYLAASKTPFSVIFAIFFTVTLIGALAVLLLGRETRAEELAN, from the coding sequence ATGGATACCCTTTCAATTGCTACATCCGGCTACCGGCGGCTGCTGTTTGTGGCAGGCATCGGTTGGCTGTTTGACGCGATGGATGTCGGAATGGCTTCTTTCGTGATTGCCGCTCTAACGGCAGAGTGGCATTTGACTGCGACCCAGTCCGGGTGGCTCGGCAGCATCAATTCTATCGGCATGGCGATCGGGGCTTTTTTGGCGGGAATTTCGGCTGACCGAATCGGACGAAAATCGGTTTTGATCTTTACCCTCCTTTTGTTCAGTATCGCAAGCGGCCTGTCCGCATTGGCGAACACATTTGCCGTGCTGGCCGTTCTCCGTTTCCTGATCGGTGTTGGACTGGGAGGTGAACTTCCAGTCGCTTCGACACTCGTATCGGAAAGCGTTCCTGCCAAAGAACGGGGACGCATCGTCGTCTTGCTGGAAAGCTTTTGGGCAGTTGGCTGGTTGTTGTCCGCCGTAATTGCCTACTACATGATCCCGTCGATAGGTTGGCAGGCAGCGATGCTGTTCGGTGCGATTCCCGCTCTCTACGCGGTCTATTTGCGCTGGAGTTTACCGGAATCTCCCCGTTTGGAGCCGGTTGAAAAAAGGACTTCCGTTTGGCGGAATATGACGTCCGTTTGGTCACGCCCCTATCTGCGGTCCACTGCAACGCTTTGGATCACCTGGTTTTGCGTGGTTTTCTCGTATTACGGAATCTTTCTGTGGCTGCCTACGGTCATGTTCCTGAAAGGATATCCGATTGTAAAAAGCTTTGAATATGTATTGATTATCACACTTGCTCAACTGCCCGGATATTTCAGCGCTGCCTGGCTGATTGAAAAAATCGGCCGCAAATTCGTCCTCGTCACCTATCTGATCATGACTGCCGCCAGTTCGCTGATGTTCGGATTCGCAACATCGACCGGCATGCTTTTGGCATCCGGCATATTGCTGTCGTTTTTTAATCTGGGAGCCTGGGGCGCGATGTACGCTTATACGCCGGAACAGTATCCGAACGCGTTTCGTTCCACCGGAGCCGGTATGGCTGCCTCGGTTGGCCGCATCGGCGGCATTTTTGGACCGTTGATGGTAGGTTATCTGGCGGCGTCCAAAACTCCGTTTTCTGTCATCTTTGCGATTTTCTTTACCGTCACTCTGATCGGCGCTCTGGCTGTACTGTTATTGGGAAGGGAGACGAGAGCGGAGGAGCTGGCCAACTAA
- a CDS encoding lysylphosphatidylglycerol synthase transmembrane domain-containing protein, with amino-acid sequence MFRVLIPPVSFALLGFFLYTQRQELASLPGYFRLVNTPNAVLLGILELAVLLLIAQSNRLVYRSIGVKSRLLDQFQLSLASAAIERLLPSGGTAAISSYILLARNRGITAVNSMKMSATTFVLGYAQIVPLLFVPLIFLGKSGLSVHQSLWIVAISGGFVLLVGAISIMLGSAYFINRLQKWIWVSRRPRLLHALSAAHQHVRFSWRHRRQLLLPLLLLWAIYPLRVTSLSVCFAALQVPVSISTVWIGYSLTILVSFLTFLPTTLGVFELSMVGTFVLLKIPADAATAVTLLYRIFTYWLPFPIGFIAWWNLRRGGVDSQ; translated from the coding sequence ATGTTTCGTGTCTTGATACCCCCGGTCAGTTTCGCACTGCTGGGATTTTTTCTTTACACACAGCGACAGGAATTGGCTTCCTTGCCCGGTTATTTCCGGCTGGTCAACACGCCAAACGCTGTTCTGCTGGGGATTCTGGAGTTGGCGGTGCTGCTGTTAATCGCGCAATCCAATCGGCTTGTTTACCGCTCGATCGGTGTGAAAAGCCGATTGCTCGATCAATTTCAGCTCTCGCTTGCGTCCGCGGCGATCGAACGGTTGTTGCCCAGCGGCGGAACGGCCGCAATCAGCTCCTATATTTTGTTGGCCCGCAACCGGGGCATCACGGCTGTGAATTCAATGAAAATGTCTGCTACCACATTTGTGCTCGGTTACGCGCAGATTGTTCCTTTACTGTTTGTACCGCTGATTTTTCTGGGAAAATCCGGCTTATCCGTGCACCAATCGCTATGGATCGTAGCCATATCCGGCGGGTTTGTGCTGTTGGTGGGGGCCATCTCGATTATGCTCGGTTCTGCTTACTTTATAAACCGCCTGCAAAAGTGGATCTGGGTATCTCGGCGTCCCCGTCTTCTGCACGCGTTGTCGGCTGCCCATCAGCATGTCCGGTTCAGTTGGCGACACCGCCGCCAACTGTTGCTGCCGCTGCTTCTTTTATGGGCTATTTATCCGCTGCGGGTAACTTCCCTGTCGGTCTGTTTTGCCGCTTTGCAAGTTCCCGTTTCCATTTCGACCGTTTGGATCGGATACAGCCTTACGATCCTCGTTTCTTTTCTGACCTTTCTTCCCACCACACTGGGTGTATTTGAACTTTCCATGGTGGGGACATTTGTGCTATTGAAAATCCCTGCGGATGCAGCAACGGCGGTTACACTGCTATACCGGATTTTTACCTATTGGCTGCCATTTCCAATCGGATTTATCGCTTGGTGGAATTTACGAAGGGGAGGCGTCGATTCACAGTGA